Part of the Xiphophorus maculatus strain JP 163 A chromosome 3, X_maculatus-5.0-male, whole genome shotgun sequence genome, tacaaaaacttttttctctttcaagaAAATGTCTCACACAGAATGATTTGCGCGAGCATTTCTTCAGATTGCACTCACGTAAATGTTTCACGTTAAAGCTACTGGATTACTTTTCTTTAGGCTGCTCACATTTCATGGAAAAGCTGCAGCATCCGTTTGTTTTGAACTAAAAACTTTGTACACACGTGTCTCTttggcgccccctgctgtttTTTAGCTGGCATTGACAGTGAAATTTAATCGTTTCTCAATTACATTCCAAGTAATTTCTTCTCAAAAACGTAAACAGCCTATGGCTCTGCACATGATCAGTCATCACACAGCTTCATGGAGGATCACTTTTTATTAAACAGATGCTGCTTATGTGACTCACTCTTATCACATGCACATTATCGTGTGATTAGATCACAGTCTGGTATCCAGGCCTCGGCTGTTTTATGTACACATAAATCCTTGGTTTCAATTACatataatcatttatttaatcagctgCGTTCACAATACTCAGTTATAGATCTCTTTTCGACAGCAGATACACACgacaagaaacaacaacaacacacactcCGTTAATAACTTGGGTTTCACGACGTCTGCAGGGGTCGCCACGGACTCCGAAATGCGTACCGGgtgtggttgccatgggagCAATGATGTAACTACCCATATGTAAACAGAAATCTCTGAACACCGACACAGATGCAGCTATAAATACACACCAGCACATGTGGAATGACAGTAAATATATAACTCTCCAGTAAGATTTCTGTGTTCAcctcacattaaaaaaaagctaatcaCTTgtgttaaaacaggaaaaaaaatcaactttaaacTAGGACAATATATAAAAAGTCTTTTTGTCCCTTGGTTGTAAAAGTGGTAGAGGCTTTCTGATGAGCGGTTTTTACCACAAGGAATGATCATGCAGCACAGTCGTGGCAGAAGCCGACCAAAGATTGGAGGTTGGGGGGGGGAGACAGCGTGAGAGAACAGGAAGAACATAACTTAATAATAAACACACGGCATGAGGACGAAAACTGGACGACTGTTTAAACTTTGAACTCTAACAGGTTGCAGTCGATCTTGTAGTAGACGTAGGGATAGTACTCCTGCTGGCTCAGGTTCAGGCCTGGGATGTCCATGGCAGACTGGAACGAAGCAGAAGACTTAGTGTGTGGAGAAACGTTGAGTCATCTCAGTACATCTTAATCAAGCTGTCCATTAAACAGAATAGGGTAATGGTTCGTTTAAAACTAGCATAGTGGAAGAGGAAGATAACATCCAAAGTCTGTGTTGTCACAGCATATCAATGTCCATACCTAATATTAATCAATTTGAACAAAGTATAAAGATCTAAGAAGCAATACAACATTGctggaaataaattttaaaaatccatagAGCAGaacgaagaaaaaaaatctaaagtagTGAAATGTTACactttttactacattttttgttacatctaaaatattgaaacttttttctaaaaCCACAGTTGGTTATAGGATAGAcagaggttttaaaaatgtcagatgaAAATTTGATTCTGTTCACATTAATGTGTAATGCAGAACTCTCCCTCCCCTTGTACTGCTGTTCAACTGGGTGAAACAGGCTACCATACGTTTCTCATGCCTATGAGAAAAATGACTGCGGCTGCTGTTTAAAAATAGTTGGagctataaaaaagaaaagcttaagTAAATGGTATTGATGGGATTATGTTAATGATTGCTTCCTCAGAACGATTaagaataattgtttttctgtattaaataaaaacaaataatatttaaaacttttttttacgtTCTTGGTAAAACAAGACTGGGTATTTTTACTCGTATTGTGGGAATCTAATGTTTCATCTCCATCCCTCCTTCTCTTTTCCACAAATGTGAATGTGATCATTCACATTTATAAACACATGTTCTTAGATTGAACACATGTTCAAACAGATGTTTGAACACATGTTCTTAGATTGAACACATGTTCAAACAGATGTTTGAACACATGTTCTTAGATTGAACACATGTTCAAACAGATGTTTGAACACATGTTCTTAGATTGAAGTCAGTGTTTAGATATCTTCTTTTGTAAATGACCTTTAATGACTGAAAAGAGttgctttttttcagtctttaaagACATTAAAGACATTATATACTAATAATGACATTAAAGTATTGCTTCTCGTGTTTTATTAACAAGGCTAGTGTTTCCTTAATGTCTATAAGATCAGCTCAGCAGAAGGGGGTGTTATTACAGCACTCACGTCAATGATAGCTGCTGCACTACTGTCCAGATGTTTGTACAGGTCGTTCAGAACCTCCCGCAGCTTCTTCATGGTCTTCTTGCTAGGCTGCAGAAGCATTGCCTGAAAGTTCACTGGCAGCCCATATCTACGGGAGAACAACGCGGCAGACATGTTCACTACCACTGGGTTTATTTACAGCAGAAGTGAATCTAAACTGCTAAATGAATACCTCAAAACAGATTCCACAAAGACCCTCAGTGCTTTAATGTGAATCCATGCGATGAAGGCTTCACTGAAGTTAACTTTTAGCCATCGGACAAGGGGACCCTGCAGAAATCGGAACAAGAGGATCGGTTATGTTTGGCTTAAAAGTTTACTTTCCATCTAAATttggatttatgttttattataagaGGCACAGTTTCTGTGCCAGAGTTTTAGGCAACTTCACTGACAATCAGTCCCTCTGGTTTTTTGTGATTCCGCAATCacacaaatttacacaaaatgaaCAGGTCATTCTCTTGCGCtagtttattgtaaattttcagaaaaatagtCAAAAACATAGGGTTCAAGTAACTGCTTATTTCCACCTGCAAGTGGCAGCATTTCTTACTTCTATTACATTGCCGCCTCAgtcttacttgatgtcaagctTTAGTCAATATGGAGTGCACCAAAAATCGAGCTAAATAAGCTCTTTAATGAATAACATTGTTTGTGTGTCCAATCCATCTGCTTGTTATTTCACATTTGTCTTTTATCTGTAGATTTTGGAAGggattttaatgaggaaaaatatgacaaaattcCTTGCAAAGATTTCTAAAGTGGCACCGTGAACTGAGtgattttgactgaaaaaaagaaagaatttttttaaaaaaaaaggtaaaatcccAGAGGGACTGCATGAATACAATTTTCAAAGTGATTCAGGTTATAACAGgtaaaagcaaacatttctgttttctatgcAGAACATGATGGAAAAATATCCAGCAGTGTGAGGTTCCCCACATTGGGCAGGAGCTGAGTTCAGATCCTGTGGCTTGTGAGAGCAAgcgattattttatttttatttactcgGCTGTAATAATGCAACCAGAAAATGTACGGGATGACCTAAAGGTCATGTTCATGTATGAACACTCTGAAACACTGCTATGGGCTTCGGTTTAAACACTGCATCGTTGATGATTCAATGATCTAACTTAgataggaaaaaaacaaaacaatccaacAGGAATCAGCTGATCGATATGTAGAAAAGTCAAGTGTCTCACAATCAACTTCACTTACAAACTGCTTCTTCTTATCTGTGGAGAGCCTTGTCATCTCCTCCTTGTCAGCCTTCATCTCCTCTTCATTGTACTGGAAGTCTCTCACCGTGaatctggcaggaaaaaaaataataataaaatagctTCATCTAATCAAACAAGCACCGTCTTGTGGAAAGCCACATGTTGGGGGAGAGACTAAATCAATGGCGCCCGACTAAATCATAAAGTCTTACTTGTTCTCTCTGGCTTTGTGCTTGAAGTCATCTATGGCTTTCCTGAACAAAGTGACGCTGAACAGCCCACTGTCGCTGTCTTCAAACAGCAGGCTGGAGGACAGCATGAATGGGGATTTTAATATTGCAGAGAGTCGTGTAAAAATCCTCGGCATTGTTGTTTGATCACATTTTTGTTACTTACTTTGACGATCGAGGCACCACCATCTCGGCCAGTGTTTCATACGTTTTCTGCCAGTCAGGATAATTAATCCTAAAAGAACGGAGCAGACGCGTTAATGATCCAAACTTTTGAATCAATCATGACTAGAAGTTTTAGACTTACTTTGGTACAACCACCAGCATAGTAATGAGGTACTCTGAATCCAGGACAAAATCTTCCTTTTTGACAATGTCAGCCAGGCTTCTGGTCAGCAAGCTCCCCCTAGTGGCAAAGGACGATTATACAGgaatacaaaacaaagtaaaaaaaaaaacaagaaaacattccagttctacggaagaggattagggccaccaaaaaaaaaaaaaaagaattctgactttaaagtcagaattattttttttattttttcggtggccctaatcctcctCCGTACAGTTCACATCTGAATAGAGTAGAACAATAAAGTACCACATTGAAGCTTCTTCTTGagacccttaaaaaaaaaaaagctctttaaaCTAAATTTCAATACATCTATCTAACACTTACGCATTCTTCCTTTCCAAGTTCTGCAGGTTTCCCTTCAGGTTGTTATAAGCTGATGCTCTGGCCTTCAAGTCATTGTCAATTTGGCTTACTTGCTGAAGGGAAGCAGAAGCAAAGCAGAGATTTAACGACTTACGAAGAATCTAAAAGCACTTCATGGATGGAAAATCTGGCAAGTTCAAACAACTCTCTCCAAGACAGAAGCAATCCAGTAAAGTAATTATTACAAGGATTCTGGCAAAAAATTCACAGGACATAAGAGATTATTTAAATCGTACAGACAGACCTACCTTTGAGATGATTTCTGAGATGTTTTTAAGGGACTGCTTTATGGGATATTTCGCCATGTCCCACTGGAACCGTGTGATGTAGGTGACCAGGtcaactaaaacacaaacaaaaaagcacttGAGGTTTTTCTGTGCTATGCAGTTTTTTACAATGTGTCAAATATATCAAACCCCaaatctgaatgtgttttatttgtattttctgtgataaactaacacaaactacaacatatttttgtagTGTAAGAAAAGATGAATATGTTTTcagaattttctttattttacaaataatcttAGAAGTGTGGTGTGTAATTGAATTTGGTAAATTgtaattgtatttaaataaaatccagggcCTTCAGAAGTGACCTCAGTTGTAaacagctgtaattgcagcgaCAGATGGTTCTACTCAGAGTAAGGCAGGGCAATAAGGcatgaaaataaatctgctgaCTTTTTCATACTACATCTTTTTCGATTTTAACAgatttctttcttgctttttgccccccaaaaattacaaataacagaaaacattttagaagtgccttttatttcaatcattcccTTGTACAACAGTTTCTTCAtgagaatatagtcataatattagcaaaacacagatgcaattttaccagaagaaaatcttaaaattatgaggaataaatcattttaatgataaaaagcTTGGATAactaatttgttatattttgtgttgGAGTTCTAATAAATTTACTACTTCATTCTCATAATATTCTGACTATATTCTTGTAAgattatgacttcattctcgtcattacaaaaaatatcttaGCCGGACATCACTCCGAACTATAAAAACCCAAGGAGATCAGTGgcgaaaaaaaaatccagatttaactaaccttcaaaaaaacaaactttgaaaaacataCATGACATTTTCAAGCACTTCACAATCATGctttttgtgttggtctatgaaataaaatccaaaagatATACATTTAGATGTGAGGTTGTTCTAGCTAGAAGAATGAGCTTTAGTTTCATGACATTACTGCTCAAATTACCACATTTAAACAACACAATTCTTCCTATATATAACTTTGATCAACGCAACAACATAGTTAGAACTGTACCTCCGTTGGCCAGCAGGTTCTCCTGCACTTTGTCTCGGCTGTCCTCCAGCACATCGGCCATGTACTGAGCCACCTTCTTCACCACACTGCGAAACCCCAGAAGACACCAAATTATGATGTGATCTCATAACCCGCAAGCAAAAAGCTCCCGAAAGCTCAGAAGCTTTCGcacataaatgttaaaaaaaaaagaagcttttgaCAAGGTTAGTTCTAACATGGCACATCAAAGCAAACCCCTTCAGAGGGCCAAACGCTACATAAGAAACTACTATTTTAGAATAATATCCAATTCTCTTATTGTacatatgaaatgttttagacAACTAAGACTTCTTTTCAGATTTACTAAACGCAAACTTCGAAGTGGAACTAAACTTATGGCCGACGGACGGCAAACAACTGCTGCTGTGATGCAAGCTTGGTTTTTTTCCTCACAGATGTGGAAATCCCCACAGTGGAACCAAAGCATAGATCAGGCAGTAACAGCAGCGTGCGAGTTCTGGATGAGACACTTTTCCAAAAGACTAAACTTATACCAGATAGGCCGTACGGCCAAAACATGACTAAAGACAAATCTGCTGATGTGTCACCCAACTGTAAAAGGCCAAGTTTAGACCTCAGGAGCTCACTGTTCGCAATTCCCGGCAAAATTCCTCAAGGTTACGAGGTCAGGGAGGAGGGTAGAGAACGGTAAACCGGCCACATCTGAGGGTCAGTGTTGAACGTTAGTGTTTTGATAGAGATGCATCAATCAGGTTTTCATTAGTTAAGGCCAACGTACAGGTTCCTTTCAAAATTAACTCTCTAAATCTAGGCTGTTTTTAAGGACTTAACCTGCAATTTAAAGATCGGAGTCAATCAAGAGAAATTTCAACAATTCTGATCCCTGGATGATTGGTTAGTACTTTCAATCATCAAACGCTAAAGAAGCACCGCAATAATAACATTTCTAGTCATGAAGTGTGAAGCGATGTGAATACCTTTCGACAAATGAATCTAATTTGGCGAGTTCGTCTGAAAGTCCAACCAAGACATCAAGCGTTCCCACCTGTTTTAtgcataaaatagaaaagaaaaaacattaaaacgtTTTTGCCATTTAGGGATGGAGACCCCCCTCCCCCGAAGGTCAACAAGGCCGTGTTTGAACACTGACAACTAACGCTAAACCAGCCTGCAGTGATGCCCAGGGGGGGGGGCCCTGTGTGCTTAGGATGGCGCCTCTTTGTCCAGGGTTGCTCATGCATCGCTAACGGTTCCAGGAGGACATCACAGTCCCACGTAGAAACAACGTCAGCAGGGTGCACTTACTCCATGTTCAGCACGGAGACGAGCTGAACCCATGATCTGAGCTGCTCCGTGGATTGAAACTTTGCCTAAACGCTTTCACCATGCAGAAAAGCGATGCGTGCAGGGACTGCTTTTCAAACAGACAGGCTGCTTACTCTTGACAACGGATCCACACAGTGAGTTGTCTTGAAAACTACATGGATTTCAGATTGGATTTATAAACGGGTGGGGATATATTCTTAAAAAAGTGGAAGGATGAAAACTGACAACCAGAGGAGCACTGGAATCCACTCTAACCTTGAGGTCTGGGATGCTGAACTTGTGATTGGTGGAGAGGTTGTTAGTGCGTGTGGTTGCTGCCATCAGCTTGTCCCATGTCTGTTGGCAGGTCTTCTCTCCAGGAGCAGAGATGAGCCAAAACTCGGTCATGGTTACAGCTCTGGAGAAGATTCTGGAAACTGGAAGGAAAGCCGTTTTAGgaatattttcaattatttccacaattatataaacatttaaGTTAGCAATAGAAAGCACTCTACTAATAAATTGTTATTCCTTGACTGCAATACATCTAAGGCGACGTACTGACATggtttttatatgtaaaatgcAGCAATGGGTGGTCATACTATACCATTAGGCTAATGAGAAACTCATTCAATAGGAATGTCCATTATTGTTCTGGCCTTAATTTATTGCCTTCTCTATTCGACTTCGCTCCCGGCTACTAACCAAACAGCAGTACTGAATATTACCCAAATAACGTGTTGAAACAACGGCAGAAAACGATAGTTAAGGTCAAGCAACATCCAGCAGGGATTAGCTGCCGCTAGCCACTGGGCTAGCTATGCTAACAACAAcacaggtgttttttttccgAGCTCCTTAACTATTTCACTCACCCGTATGCTAACTGCGTTGGTGTTACTGGTGGAAATACAGCCGCCTGTAGTGATTCTATGGCTTGACAATGTTCATAGTTGCCATTCAGCGCAGGTCGTGAGGTCTCCTGACAGCAGCATCAGAGTCAGCTGATCCAATAGAGGAACCGGAAGGCCTCTGTCAGGCTTACCGAGGAGGCCGCAGCGACACCCACTGGTACTAGAATGGTAGTGCAGTACGAGTTGTTTTTTACAGTGGTATTGAATGAAGGAAGATATTAAATAACTCTATAGATAGATATAGGGTGTAACCTTTCGTATATCTTGCTGGTCCAtattagttatatttttctatattttgtgaCATCTTCTTTTAGTAGTTTAAACATCTCTACTAGCTATTTTCCTTACCTTGTAATAGCATCTTTAACTGCATCTCCTTTGGGTAATTCTGAGtctatttgtgtatttattctcTCATTTGTTCTCTTCCATATGATGCAACTTTATAGTTTTAACCATACCAAGCAAAGAAACCTCTCATAGAAGACTCTAAAACAATATAATATCAGAATAAACTTTATTGGCTAAGGTTGTGTGCGCAAACATGGAATTTGACTTCAGTTTTCAAGCACTCACAGCACACAGACATAAAGTATAACGATAGAAACTTCAGAggagataaaatgaaaaataaaaagaaaaatatgcatataaacTAACCCATTTAATAAATTGCAATATCACTGAAAAGTCCATATatattaagtaaaatattaaatagattaattacacttttagatgtttgaaagctttcatttctgttaattgtgataattttccacttacaggtaataaaaacatgacatttaaaatttaaatattacatcagaccaattaaaaaaacatttttaaaaaacaaatgtggatttaatgaaatgtttgcatCATACCTGtttaaggttattttcaaaGGTCCTTTTAATTTAAGATCCATTGGGACATGCATTCTAATTTATTATACATGCAGTCAACA contains:
- the atp6v1c1 gene encoding V-type proton ATPase subunit C 1, with the protein product MTEFWLISAPGEKTCQQTWDKLMAATTRTNNLSTNHKFSIPDLKVGTLDVLVGLSDELAKLDSFVESVVKKVAQYMADVLEDSRDKVQENLLANGVDLVTYITRFQWDMAKYPIKQSLKNISEIISKQVSQIDNDLKARASAYNNLKGNLQNLERKNAGSLLTRSLADIVKKEDFVLDSEYLITMLVVVPKINYPDWQKTYETLAEMVVPRSSNLLFEDSDSGLFSVTLFRKAIDDFKHKARENKFTVRDFQYNEEEMKADKEEMTRLSTDKKKQFGPLVRWLKVNFSEAFIAWIHIKALRVFVESVLRYGLPVNFQAMLLQPSKKTMKKLREVLNDLYKHLDSSAAAIIDSAMDIPGLNLSQQEYYPYVYYKIDCNLLEFKV